The Actinoplanes sp. N902-109 genomic interval CGGTCGTGGTGGGCTTCCGGCTCTTCCTGGGCGACCCCGCGGTGGCCCGGGTCGTCACGGCCGTCAAGCAGGGCGGGGTCATCTTCGGTACGCCGGGGCGCTGAGCGATGTCCGGACGGTACGCGGGCAAGATCCAGCGGGTCTGGTGGCGACCCCGCCCAGCGGCGAGAATGACGGCGTGCAGGGAGCGCTCGTGAGGTCGGCGGGATGACGACGAACATCAGTGGTGTGCTGGACGTGCGGGCCGTCCGGCTGCACGAGGCGGCCGTCGACCGGGAGGCCGCCCTGCACCGCTGCGCCGATGTGCTGGAGGAGATCGGCGCGGTGCACCCGTCGTACCGCGAGGCCATGCTGGACCGGGAGTGGGCGATGTCCACGTATGCGGGCGCCGGCGTGGCGATCCCGCACGGCCTCGACCGCTCGCGCGACCTGGTGCGCCGGGATTCGCTGGCGGTGCTGCGCTTCCCGGAAGGGGTGGAGTGGGAGGGCCACCGGGTGACCGTCTGCGTGGCGATCGCGGCGCGCGGCGACGGGCACGTCGAGCTGCTGTCCACGCTGGCCCGGATACTGCTCGACCCGGACCGCGCGGCGGCGTTGCACGCAGCGGCCGAACCGGAAGCCATTGTCGCGATGCTGGGGACGGGCGCGGACGCATGATCAGAACGGTTCTTGTCGCCGGCCGCTCCGGGCTGCACCTGCGGGCGGCCGCCCGCATCGCGGACGCGGCCGCGGCGTTGCCCACGCCGGTCACCGTGCGCACCCTGCAGCGCCCGCCGGTGCCGGCCGACAGCATGCTCGCTCTGGTCTCGCTGGGGGCGTTGTGCGGCACCGAGCTGATCCTGGAAGCGGACGGCCAGGGCGCGGCCCAGGCGCTCGCTGACCTCGCCGACCTGTTCGCCACCGACGGCGACGAGCCCGGTGCGATGGGGGGAGCGGCCGGTGGGTGAGTTGCTGCGGGGTCTCGGGGCCAGTTCGGGCACGGTGACCGGGCCCGCGTTCCGGCTCGGGGACCCACCGCGGTTGCCCCGGCCCTGCCCGGTCGTCGACCCCGGCCGCGAGGTCGACCGGGCGTACGCGGCGATGGACGCGGTGAGCGACGACATGGCCCGGCGCGCGGACAACGCCGCCGACCCGACCACCGCGGAGATCCTGCGGGTGCAGGCCGGGCTGGCCGTGGACCGGACGCTGCGGGACGGTGTCGCCGCGGCCGTGCGGGCGGGTCACGAGGCTCCGCATGCGGTGGCAGCGGTCCTGGCCGAGCACCGCGCCGCTCTGATCGCGGCCGGGGGGCTGCTCGCGACCCGCGCCGCCGACCTCGACGACCTGCGGGACCGGGTGGTCGCCCGGTGCCTGGGGCTGCCGATGCCGTCGTTGCCGGCGCCCGGGCATCCGTACGTGCTGATCGCCGTTGATCTGGCCCCGGCCGATGCGGCGCTGCTCGACCCGGCGCACGTGCTGGCCGTGGTGACCTCGGCGGGCAGCTTCCTCAGCCACACCGCGATCCTGGCCCGGGCCCGGGGACTGCCGACCGTCGTGGCGTGCGGTGGTGCGCTCGACATCACCGACGGCACGGTGGTCACCGTGGACGGCACCACCGGCCGGGTGACGTTCGGCGATCTGCCGCCGGGTGTGCCCCGGGTGCCGGTCCAGCGCGGTGCCGAGCCGGCCGACCTGCGCGGGCAGACGGCCGACGGGCACCACATCGCCCTGCTGGCCAACATCGGGTGTGCCGCCGAGCTGGCCGGAGCCGCGGTCGAGGGGGTCGGGCTGTTCCGCACCGAGCTGCTGTTCCAGCATCACGTCGACGCGCCGGGCAGCGCCGAGCAGTGCGCGGCCTACCGCGAGGTCTTCGAGGCGATGCCGGGCCGCCGGGTGGTGGTGCGCACGCTGGACGCGGGCTCGGACAAGCCGCTGCCGTTCCTGCCGGCCGGCGACGAGCCCAACCCGGCACTGGGCCTGCGCGGGCTGCGGGTGGCCCGGCGGCGCGGCGAGATCCTGCGGACCCAGATCGAGGCGATCGCGACGGCGGCCCGCGGCTGCACCGCCCGCGTCGAGGTGATGGCGCCGATGGTGACGACCGTGACCGAGGCGGCGCAGTTCACCGCGCTGTGCCGGGATGCCGGGCTGCCCACGGTCGGCGTGATGGTCGAGGTGCCCGCGGCGGCGGTGCGGTCGGCGCAGATCCTCGAGGTCGTCGATTTCCTGAGCGTCGGCACCAACGACCTGAGCCAGTACACGTTCGCCGCCGACCGCCGCAGCGGCGAACTGGCCGACCTGCTCGACCCGTGGCAGCCCGCGTTGCTGTCGCTGGTGGCGCTGTGTGCCGCCGCCGGTGCCGCGGTCGGCCGTCCGGTCGGTGTGTGCGGCGAGGCGGCGGCCGACCCGGCGTTCGCCGTGGTGCTGGCCGGGCTGGGCATCACGAGCCTGTCGATGGCCCCGGTCGCGATCCCGGCGGTGCGGGCGGCGCTGGCCGCGTACACCCTGGCGGAGTGCCGGTCGGCGGCGCAGGAAGCCCTCGCCGCGACCGATCCGGCGGCGGCGAGGGCAGCGGTGAGCCGGGTCTGACGGCTGTTCCGTCCCGGCGAGGAGGGGACTAGCTGCGGCCGAGCATCTCGGCGGTCAGGACGTTGCCGCCGAGACCCCAGCCGCCCTCGGCGACCTCCTCGACGAGCACGAGCGTGGTGGCGCGGGCGCGCTCGCCGTACACGTCGGCATAGGCGTCGGTGACAGCGTCGATCAGCTTCTTCTTGGACTCCGCGGTGAGCGTGTCCGCGGGGACCTTGAGATTGGCGAAGGGCATGGTGTTTCCTCTCGGTTAGATGATGCCGCCGTTGGAACGGATGGTCTGGCCGTTGATCCAGTGGCCGGCCGGGCTGGTCAGGAAGGCGATGGCCGAGGCGGCATCCTCGGGGGTGCCGAGCCGCTCGA includes:
- a CDS encoding phosphoenolpyruvate--protein phosphotransferase translates to MGELLRGLGASSGTVTGPAFRLGDPPRLPRPCPVVDPGREVDRAYAAMDAVSDDMARRADNAADPTTAEILRVQAGLAVDRTLRDGVAAAVRAGHEAPHAVAAVLAEHRAALIAAGGLLATRAADLDDLRDRVVARCLGLPMPSLPAPGHPYVLIAVDLAPADAALLDPAHVLAVVTSAGSFLSHTAILARARGLPTVVACGGALDITDGTVVTVDGTTGRVTFGDLPPGVPRVPVQRGAEPADLRGQTADGHHIALLANIGCAAELAGAAVEGVGLFRTELLFQHHVDAPGSAEQCAAYREVFEAMPGRRVVVRTLDAGSDKPLPFLPAGDEPNPALGLRGLRVARRRGEILRTQIEAIATAARGCTARVEVMAPMVTTVTEAAQFTALCRDAGLPTVGVMVEVPAAAVRSAQILEVVDFLSVGTNDLSQYTFAADRRSGELADLLDPWQPALLSLVALCAAAGAAVGRPVGVCGEAAADPAFAVVLAGLGITSLSMAPVAIPAVRAALAAYTLAECRSAAQEALAATDPAAARAAVSRV
- a CDS encoding HPr family phosphocarrier protein — its product is MIRTVLVAGRSGLHLRAAARIADAAAALPTPVTVRTLQRPPVPADSMLALVSLGALCGTELILEADGQGAAQALADLADLFATDGDEPGAMGGAAGG
- a CDS encoding PTS sugar transporter subunit IIA encodes the protein MTTNISGVLDVRAVRLHEAAVDREAALHRCADVLEEIGAVHPSYREAMLDREWAMSTYAGAGVAIPHGLDRSRDLVRRDSLAVLRFPEGVEWEGHRVTVCVAIAARGDGHVELLSTLARILLDPDRAAALHAAAEPEAIVAMLGTGADA
- a CDS encoding 4-oxalocrotonate tautomerase family protein, which encodes MPFANLKVPADTLTAESKKKLIDAVTDAYADVYGERARATTLVLVEEVAEGGWGLGGNVLTAEMLGRS